A single genomic interval of Metamycoplasma salivarium harbors:
- the thrS gene encoding threonine--tRNA ligase codes for MKSNPKLNHSASHLLAAAILKLYPNTKLAIGPAIEEGFYYDFEFENPLLESDLPKIEKMMHKIAEQNYDVKKIDHYQYDFSSQPFKQELYDDFVKENKTITYYGFVHPKTNENIFTDLCAGNHIQNTKELRHFKLISLAGAYWKGDAKNKMLTRIYGTCWETKDELDKYLQILEDRKERDHRKIGKNLNLFTFNLLCGQGFPIWLEDGMKIHNAIRDYVLKLDKKYGFVEVLTPHFGEKKLYEISGHWVHYQDTMFNPLKMDNELLVPRPMTCPHHIMLFDATRRSYRELPIRYSEQSRLYRYEKSGALTGLERVRAMDLTEGHIFARQDQIKSEFKHLYKMILQALKDFNIEIDHVSLSLRDLNDTEKFFKNDDMWNNAENDLREVLKELKIKYKEFIGEAAFYGPKIDFQVRTSLNKIITMSTLQLDFLLPSRFELKYVDENGKQQMPVLIHRGLIGTYERFIATLLEQTKGNLPYWLSPRQVTIIPISDDQNDYCQKLYEKLLDKDINVNVDLRNERINKKIRDAQLLKTKYLIIIGKNEIENNVLAIREYGSEKTETMTLPKFLSLTKKLIKNHK; via the coding sequence ATGAAAAGTAATCCTAAATTAAACCATTCTGCAAGTCATTTATTGGCTGCAGCTATTCTAAAATTATATCCAAACACTAAACTTGCAATAGGCCCCGCAATTGAAGAAGGATTTTATTATGATTTTGAATTTGAAAATCCTTTATTAGAAAGTGATCTACCCAAAATTGAAAAAATGATGCATAAAATTGCAGAACAAAATTATGATGTTAAAAAAATAGATCATTATCAATATGATTTTTCATCACAACCTTTTAAGCAAGAACTTTATGATGATTTTGTTAAAGAAAATAAAACAATAACTTATTATGGCTTTGTTCACCCAAAAACTAATGAAAATATCTTTACTGATTTATGTGCAGGAAATCATATTCAAAATACTAAAGAATTAAGACATTTTAAATTAATTTCATTAGCTGGTGCTTATTGAAAAGGTGACGCTAAAAATAAAATGTTAACAAGAATTTATGGAACTTGTTGAGAAACTAAAGATGAGCTTGACAAATACTTGCAAATTTTAGAAGATCGTAAAGAAAGAGATCACCGTAAAATTGGCAAAAATTTAAATTTGTTTACATTTAACTTGCTTTGTGGTCAAGGTTTTCCTATTTGACTAGAAGATGGTATGAAAATTCATAATGCAATTAGAGATTATGTTTTGAAATTAGACAAAAAATATGGCTTTGTTGAAGTATTGACCCCACATTTTGGTGAAAAGAAACTTTATGAAATTAGTGGACACTGAGTTCATTATCAAGATACAATGTTTAATCCACTAAAAATGGATAATGAATTATTAGTCCCTCGTCCTATGACTTGCCCTCATCACATTATGCTTTTTGACGCAACAAGACGTTCATATCGTGAACTTCCAATTAGATATTCTGAACAATCGAGATTATATCGTTATGAAAAATCTGGAGCTTTAACAGGTCTTGAACGTGTAAGGGCTATGGATTTAACAGAAGGCCATATATTCGCAAGGCAAGATCAAATCAAATCTGAATTTAAACATTTATACAAAATGATTTTGCAAGCTTTAAAAGATTTTAATATTGAAATTGACCACGTTTCTTTATCATTAAGAGACCTTAATGACACTGAAAAATTCTTTAAAAATGATGATATGTGGAATAATGCTGAAAATGATTTGCGCGAAGTTTTAAAAGAATTAAAAATTAAATATAAAGAATTTATTGGTGAAGCTGCATTTTATGGACCTAAAATTGACTTTCAAGTTAGAACCTCATTAAACAAAATTATTACTATGTCAACTTTACAACTTGATTTCTTGTTACCTAGCCGTTTTGAACTTAAATATGTTGATGAAAATGGCAAACAACAAATGCCTGTTTTAATCCATAGGGGATTAATTGGAACATACGAAAGATTTATTGCAACTTTATTAGAACAAACAAAAGGTAATTTACCTTATTGATTAAGTCCAAGACAAGTAACTATTATTCCAATTAGCGATGATCAAAATGATTATTGTCAAAAACTTTATGAAAAATTATTAGATAAAGATATTAATGTTAATGTTGATTTAAGAAACGAAAGAATCAATAAAAAAATTAGAGATGCTCAACTTTTAAAAACAAAATATTTAATTATTATTGGAAAAAACGAAATTGAAAATAATGTTTTAGCAATTAGAGAATATGGTTCTGAAAAAACCGAAACTATGACATTACCTAAATTCTTATCATTAACTAAAAAACTTATTAAAAATCACAAATAA
- the ftsH gene encoding ATP-dependent zinc metalloprotease FtsH translates to MENNNRKPRFRFNIWWLLGIFAAIILIAIMAITIKHFTTSSDYATHDYNFYRSVLTKILSNTTDGTAFKSVEHNPYQNLMKFTLGIDASDAEFFKNLGVPESAIKSGEYVFTLNVTTIQIQQWNLLNQLTAAAFTYKNKEGKEFVGRLFTTPYPTPSLSSKIWSVMSSLLPIMAMIGIAYFIVKAMMRNMGDPFTKDNTVAQRIKTDKKFSDIAGNEEVKEEVWELVDYLKNPKKYAVAGARIPKGILLGGPPGTGKTLIAKATAGEANVPFFFISASNFVEMFVGLGAKRVRDMFAEARKNAPAIIFIDELDAVGRSRGAGIGGGNDEREQTLNQLLVEMDGIKENSGILIMAATNRTDVLDPALLRPGRFDRVITVSLPDIKEREAILKLHARGKRISKDIKFNLVARRTPGFSGAQLENVINEASLLSVREKTGVITIEQIDEAIDRVIAGPAKKSRTISEKENVAVAYHEAGHAVVGLKVPGGNKVQKITIIPRGHAGGYNLMLPEEEKYNRSKAELIAMITSFMGGRVAEAIIYGNENVSTGASDDIAKATKIARKMVTEWGMSDLGPIKYEEDSDTPFLGRDYMKNVSFSSYTAKEIDTEVRKIMLEAEQKAHEIISENRQLLELIKDALVLNETIVAEEIDYINKYMKLPPRMDKEKQELSKTYSKEDFEELFNEVAGEKKISEDKFKSEFDKDDKKSEKPDSPKKSKKNNEDGEAN, encoded by the coding sequence ATGGAAAATAACAATAGAAAACCAAGATTTCGCTTTAATATTTGGTGATTATTAGGTATTTTTGCAGCTATTATTCTGATTGCAATAATGGCCATTACCATAAAGCATTTTACAACCTCAAGTGATTATGCCACACATGATTACAATTTTTATCGGTCAGTATTAACAAAAATATTAAGTAATACAACTGATGGAACTGCATTTAAATCTGTTGAGCACAATCCTTATCAGAATCTAATGAAATTTACACTCGGAATTGATGCTTCTGATGCAGAATTTTTTAAAAATTTAGGTGTTCCTGAGTCGGCAATTAAATCAGGAGAATATGTATTTACATTAAATGTAACAACAATACAAATTCAACAATGAAATTTATTAAATCAATTAACAGCTGCTGCTTTTACATATAAAAACAAAGAAGGAAAAGAATTTGTTGGTAGATTATTTACAACACCATATCCTACTCCATCATTAAGTAGCAAAATATGAAGTGTTATGTCATCATTATTGCCAATAATGGCAATGATCGGTATTGCATATTTCATAGTTAAAGCAATGATGAGAAATATGGGAGATCCATTTACAAAGGATAATACTGTTGCACAACGTATTAAAACAGATAAGAAATTTAGTGATATTGCAGGTAATGAAGAAGTTAAAGAAGAAGTTTGAGAACTTGTTGATTATTTAAAAAATCCTAAAAAATATGCTGTTGCTGGTGCAAGAATTCCCAAAGGTATTTTATTAGGAGGTCCTCCAGGAACTGGAAAAACTTTAATTGCAAAGGCAACTGCTGGTGAAGCTAACGTTCCTTTCTTCTTTATTTCTGCATCAAACTTTGTTGAAATGTTTGTAGGTCTTGGAGCCAAAAGAGTTAGAGATATGTTTGCTGAAGCAAGAAAAAATGCTCCTGCAATTATCTTTATTGATGAGCTTGATGCCGTTGGCCGTTCTCGTGGTGCTGGTATTGGTGGTGGAAATGATGAACGTGAACAAACATTAAACCAACTACTTGTTGAAATGGATGGTATTAAAGAAAATAGTGGAATATTAATAATGGCTGCTACAAACCGTACTGACGTTTTAGATCCTGCTTTATTAAGACCTGGTCGTTTTGATAGAGTAATAACTGTCTCTTTACCCGATATTAAAGAAAGAGAAGCAATATTAAAATTGCATGCACGTGGTAAGAGAATTTCTAAGGATATTAAATTTAATTTAGTAGCAAGAAGAACTCCTGGATTTTCTGGAGCACAACTTGAAAATGTTATTAATGAAGCTTCTTTATTATCTGTTAGAGAAAAAACAGGCGTTATTACTATTGAACAAATTGATGAAGCAATTGATCGTGTAATTGCTGGACCTGCTAAAAAATCAAGAACAATTTCTGAAAAGGAAAATGTTGCAGTTGCTTATCACGAAGCTGGGCATGCTGTTGTTGGATTAAAAGTACCTGGTGGTAATAAAGTACAAAAAATTACTATTATTCCTAGAGGTCATGCAGGTGGTTATAATCTAATGCTTCCTGAAGAAGAAAAATACAACCGTTCAAAAGCTGAGCTTATTGCCATGATTACTTCATTTATGGGTGGGCGTGTTGCAGAAGCTATTATTTATGGAAATGAAAACGTTTCAACTGGTGCTAGCGATGATATTGCTAAAGCAACAAAAATTGCTAGAAAAATGGTTACTGAATGAGGTATGTCTGATTTAGGTCCTATTAAATATGAAGAAGATAGTGACACACCATTTTTAGGTAGAGACTATATGAAAAATGTTTCATTCTCTTCATATACAGCAAAAGAAATTGATACTGAAGTTCGTAAGATTATGTTAGAAGCTGAACAAAAAGCGCATGAAATAATTTCTGAAAATAGACAATTATTAGAATTAATTAAAGATGCATTAGTTTTAAATGAAACTATTGTTGCTGAAGAAATTGATTATATAAATAAATATATGAAGCTACCTCCTAGAATGGATAAAGAAAAACAAGAATTAAGCAAAACATATTCTAAAGAAGACTTTGAAGAGTTATTTAATGAAGTTGCTGGTGAAAAGAAAATTTCAGAAGATAAATTTAAATCAGAATTTGATAAAGATGATAAGAAATCTGAGAAACCAGACAGCCCCAAAAAATCTAAAAAGAATAATGAAGATGGTGAAGCAAACTAA
- the tilS gene encoding tRNA lysidine(34) synthetase TilS — protein sequence MFNIEKQFEIDNIDINKKMLLGVSGGPDSMFLLNLLKNKNIVVAHINYNKRETSKIDEEIVIDFCKKNNIKCFVLNLKKHNEQGNFQNIARIQRYEFFKKIYDEEKCDYLILAHHKDDFLETAIMQENSCRKVLYYGIKPKNFLFEMNVYRPLIFAFWKSEILNLCNQDKLPYALDYTNDLDIYTRNAIRNRLKQISLEEKVKLLDSFVTKNLKNKELETLIQNKFNEWRQKEFDCNFLKDNNLWKNLIYKFINTYFLNVELSSSKMEGIYQFIISNNRTARYKLDDKNILFKKKNVLKISK from the coding sequence ATGTTTAATATTGAAAAACAGTTTGAAATAGACAATATTGATATTAACAAAAAGATGTTATTAGGAGTTAGCGGTGGCCCTGACTCTATGTTTTTATTAAATTTATTAAAAAACAAAAATATTGTTGTCGCGCACATTAATTATAATAAGCGTGAAACTAGCAAAATAGATGAAGAAATTGTCATTGATTTTTGTAAAAAAAATAATATAAAATGTTTTGTTCTAAATCTAAAAAAACACAATGAGCAAGGCAATTTTCAAAATATTGCAAGGATACAAAGATATGAATTTTTTAAGAAAATTTATGATGAAGAAAAATGTGATTATTTGATATTGGCGCACCATAAAGATGATTTTTTAGAAACAGCAATAATGCAAGAAAATTCATGTCGGAAAGTTTTATATTATGGAATAAAGCCTAAAAACTTTTTGTTTGAAATGAATGTATATCGGCCACTCATTTTTGCATTTTGAAAATCAGAAATCTTAAATTTATGTAATCAAGATAAATTGCCTTATGCTTTAGATTACACGAATGATTTAGATATTTATACAAGAAATGCAATTCGCAATAGACTCAAGCAAATTTCGTTAGAAGAAAAAGTTAAACTCCTTGATTCTTTTGTGACAAAAAATTTAAAAAATAAAGAATTAGAAACATTAATTCAAAATAAATTTAATGAATGAAGACAAAAAGAGTTTGATTGTAACTTTCTTAAAGATAATAATTTATGAAAAAACTTAATTTATAAATTTATAAATACATATTTTTTAAATGTTGAACTTTCTAGTTCTAAAATGGAAGGAATTTATCAATTTATTATTTCTAATAATAGAACCGCACGGTATAAACTAGACGACAAAAATATACTATTTAAGAAAAAAAACGTATTAAAAATATCAAAATAG
- a CDS encoding ATP-binding protein produces MYKRRLVDEKIEEALKTNAALIIEGPKWCGKTYTGIQNTKSQMFLDNLIMTKYDKEKVIEMCLDGEKPRLIDEWQILPILWDLVRRQVDFNKGKYILTGSERELNTYHSGIGRYIPIQMFPMSLYELEKSTGQVSLMDLFNKRYVFERLNGKKFDLNDIANLIVKGGWPSQLENDDIRIASMYCAMLEKHEFTKFVIKKNNLSRFMRFIMSLSRNECTLVANETIIKDIENDKNFKISRPTLNSYFKILEDIFIVDNIKPYITNIRSSRRLSLSVKKRFVDPSLACGFLKINAEKLKDDLNFLGILFESMVLRDLRIYSYTNDWNLYYFRDSKGNEIDAILEKSDGSWAAVEIKLSDFSNDDASKNLLKVAKMITNENDKEPSFLLIINGLTGEAYKRPDGVYVAPISMLKN; encoded by the coding sequence ATGTATAAAAGAAGATTAGTTGATGAAAAGATTGAGGAAGCATTAAAAACTAATGCAGCATTAATAATTGAAGGACCTAAATGATGCGGAAAAACATATACAGGAATCCAAAATACAAAGTCACAAATGTTTTTAGATAACTTGATAATGACAAAATATGACAAGGAAAAAGTTATAGAAATGTGTTTAGATGGCGAAAAACCAAGACTTATTGATGAATGACAAATCCTTCCTATTTTGTGAGATTTGGTTAGACGTCAAGTTGATTTTAACAAAGGAAAATATATTTTAACAGGCTCAGAAAGAGAATTAAATACATACCATAGTGGCATTGGTAGATATATACCAATTCAAATGTTTCCCATGTCACTATATGAATTAGAAAAATCAACTGGTCAAGTTTCTTTGATGGATTTATTTAATAAAAGATATGTTTTTGAAAGATTAAACGGTAAGAAATTTGACCTGAATGATATTGCAAATTTGATTGTTAAAGGTGGTTGACCATCACAATTGGAAAACGATGATATTAGGATTGCAAGTATGTATTGTGCTATGCTAGAAAAACACGAATTTACTAAATTTGTTATCAAAAAAAATAATTTGTCAAGATTTATGCGGTTTATTATGTCTTTATCTAGAAATGAATGTACATTAGTAGCAAATGAAACAATTATTAAAGATATTGAAAATGACAAAAATTTTAAGATTAGTAGACCAACATTAAACTCATATTTTAAAATTTTAGAAGATATATTTATTGTTGATAACATTAAACCATATATAACTAATATAAGATCTTCACGAAGATTATCCTTATCTGTAAAGAAAAGATTTGTTGATCCATCACTAGCGTGCGGTTTTTTAAAGATAAATGCTGAAAAATTGAAAGACGATTTAAATTTTTTAGGAATATTATTTGAGTCAATGGTTTTAAGAGATTTAAGAATTTATTCTTATACGAATGATTGAAACTTGTACTATTTTAGAGATTCAAAGGGAAATGAAATAGATGCAATTTTGGAAAAAAGTGATGGTTCATGAGCAGCTGTTGAAATTAAATTAAGTGATTTTTCTAATGATGATGCATCTAAAAATTTACTTAAAGTTGCAAAAATGATAACAAATGAAAACGACAAAGAACCTTCATTTTTATTAATAATCAATGGTTTAACTGGGGAAGCATACAAAAGGCCAGATGGAGTTTATGTTGCTCCAATTAGTATGCTTAAAAATTAA
- the trpS gene encoding tryptophan--tRNA ligase, with protein sequence MLNKKTLLSGITATGKLTLGNYIGAIKNMVKLQDEYNSFVFIADLHALTLPIDPKILEQNRHNIYAIYLACGLDPNKTTIFFQSDVMEHGLMNWLIINNTTIGELSRMTQFKDKSQKVKSANGMDTIPTGLLMYPTLMVADIMLYDADLVPVGIDQKQHVELTRNITQRINNKYKLDFKIPEPYIPNVGNKIMSLTDPTKKMSKSDTNEKSSIYLLDNPGEAYKKIIKCVTDSEGKIYASPDKPGITNLLNIYSALKEISLKDTETYFKNKNYKELKAEVAQTVKEFLQNIQTRYQQFLPLVDKLSKEGAIKAAKVAKANLLKLMKGMGLNNEK encoded by the coding sequence ATGTTAAACAAAAAAACCTTATTAAGTGGAATTACAGCAACGGGAAAATTAACTTTAGGTAACTATATTGGTGCTATAAAAAATATGGTAAAACTACAAGATGAATACAATAGTTTTGTTTTTATTGCTGATTTGCATGCATTAACCTTACCTATTGATCCTAAGATTTTGGAACAAAACCGCCACAATATTTATGCTATTTATTTAGCTTGCGGTTTAGATCCTAATAAAACAACGATTTTTTTTCAATCTGATGTTATGGAACATGGACTTATGAATTGACTTATCATCAACAACACAACGATTGGTGAATTGTCACGTATGACACAATTTAAAGATAAATCACAAAAAGTTAAATCAGCTAATGGAATGGACACAATACCTACAGGACTCTTGATGTATCCAACATTAATGGTTGCTGATATTATGTTATATGATGCCGATTTAGTTCCTGTTGGAATTGACCAAAAACAACATGTTGAATTAACGAGAAATATCACACAACGAATAAACAATAAATACAAATTAGACTTCAAAATACCTGAACCTTATATTCCAAATGTTGGCAATAAAATTATGTCTTTGACAGACCCAACTAAAAAAATGTCTAAATCAGATACAAATGAGAAATCCTCAATTTATTTATTAGATAATCCAGGTGAAGCTTATAAAAAAATTATTAAATGTGTGACTGACTCTGAAGGAAAAATTTATGCATCGCCTGATAAACCAGGAATCACAAACTTATTAAATATTTATAGTGCTTTAAAAGAAATTTCATTAAAAGATACAGAAACGTATTTTAAAAATAAAAACTACAAAGAATTAAAAGCAGAAGTTGCGCAAACAGTAAAAGAATTTCTTCAAAATATACAAACCAGATATCAACAATTTTTACCGCTTGTTGATAAATTAAGTAAAGAAGGAGCAATTAAAGCAGCTAAAGTTGCTAAAGCAAACCTATTAAAATTAATGAAAGGTATGGGACTTAATAATGAAAAGTAA
- a CDS encoding DEAD/DEAH box helicase: MANNKYQGLLNNLLNIESFDSSLFFSIDNQNFFDIYSYFGEKIFSKIYNNFDLNLLLSDNANRELIQRVKNSKDINEIRKIYNEYVKQNNEKPFEDNQFGSKKKELIDILELEQQKSIIKWKKLINKANSINTESNIWPLHVGFFIVTIKTEKKNIFAPLFFKEVNIEIKNSLAYLYSTSDIKLNEKLITFLNQEDFALDIDAFDFSNMSIANIASFFSKSWNTLYEIPENFCAKIPATKQEDIANKSIKFVPGMVLGFFNVSSGYLWNQLKKIVDNNEFEDILNPDFDKNKYKEKIRSVIFDKMFRLFKIQNTNYSQDCATVSSLYQDTIIWGPPGTGKSQTISNLIVNIIARGYTALVVSQKKAALDVLKKRLKKMSIFCLFALNDKSMRNETFYKPLKEFIYLVENYKVDSTEDAIEVFSEKDKHYVDNIEYLLSLHNLEDIVKFYSYAFDKNLTVETFDKLNLLDRNLRYDIPRLRDTKNLKKHLYEVNFHKKPYIFTIYPAAIKKAALYLNQNRDLLNYDLDNLISGFSNISYDDFVRINSFFKEQLSYKTININDDLKLSRMFLKKTVEKMHNFTEEQKRQYTAFAMAIRTAHLRPFKFFHRHKEMIKYLFPVIVTTPEVDLSIWDKNEFDYAILDESSQIFIEKGIPILYLAKRKILAGDNKQMQPTRWFSASYNNEETEDFGSIESLLDYASARGVYSILLDKNYRSKYASLMTFSSKHFYDSKLDVIDDYSIVNKNEKSIEVFQTNGVWDNGINKEEVDKLIQLIKQNLHYKKIIALVFNVKQQEFLYNKIFTNEPILEEALHSDQLTIKNIENIQGDEADLVIMSVVYDHTTSLYGAYVTRKGGKNALNVAISRAKEKIIVIKSINADDVKIDEKSSSDMILFKDWLRFLDLSEQEQKSYLIKSNSKENNDDKIKNEEDLKQKIIDYIEKLNIGDNFSITFDYSIGTKNIDIAIFNKLNNKLEIGLVFDTLDYQKQYDKYLLFKDGLRFLITKQYPIFAISDLNWKIVCDKIATMLMNISDNN, encoded by the coding sequence ATGGCAAATAATAAATATCAAGGACTATTAAATAATTTGCTAAATATTGAATCTTTTGATAGCTCTTTATTTTTTTCTATCGACAATCAAAACTTTTTTGATATTTATTCATATTTTGGTGAAAAAATATTCTCAAAAATTTACAACAATTTCGATTTAAATTTGCTTTTATCAGACAATGCAAATCGTGAATTGATTCAAAGAGTTAAAAATAGCAAAGACATTAACGAAATAAGAAAAATTTACAATGAATATGTAAAACAAAATAATGAAAAACCATTTGAAGATAATCAATTTGGAAGTAAGAAAAAAGAATTAATTGACATCTTAGAATTAGAACAACAAAAATCAATTATTAAATGAAAAAAATTAATTAACAAAGCTAATTCTATTAATACTGAAAGTAATATTTGACCCTTACACGTTGGTTTTTTTATAGTGACTATTAAAACAGAAAAGAAAAACATTTTTGCTCCCTTGTTTTTTAAAGAAGTTAACATTGAAATTAAAAATTCATTGGCTTATTTATATTCAACTTCAGACATTAAATTAAATGAAAAATTAATAACTTTTTTAAATCAAGAAGATTTTGCATTAGATATTGACGCTTTTGATTTCTCAAATATGTCAATTGCAAATATTGCTTCTTTTTTTAGTAAAAGTTGAAACACTTTATATGAAATCCCTGAAAACTTTTGTGCAAAAATTCCAGCAACAAAGCAAGAAGATATAGCTAATAAATCAATTAAATTTGTGCCTGGAATGGTACTTGGATTTTTTAATGTTTCTTCGGGTTATTTATGAAATCAATTAAAGAAAATTGTTGACAATAATGAATTTGAAGATATATTAAATCCTGATTTTGACAAGAATAAATATAAAGAAAAAATACGTTCTGTTATTTTTGACAAAATGTTTAGATTATTTAAAATTCAAAACACAAATTATTCACAAGACTGTGCAACTGTTTCTTCACTATATCAAGATACAATTATTTGAGGACCTCCAGGAACGGGAAAATCTCAAACAATTAGTAATCTAATTGTAAATATAATTGCAAGAGGGTATACTGCATTAGTTGTTTCACAAAAGAAAGCTGCATTAGATGTTTTAAAAAAGAGACTAAAGAAAATGTCTATTTTTTGCTTATTTGCATTAAATGACAAAAGTATGAGAAATGAAACTTTTTATAAACCTCTAAAAGAATTTATTTATTTAGTTGAAAACTATAAGGTTGATAGTACTGAAGACGCTATTGAAGTATTTAGTGAGAAAGACAAACATTATGTAGATAACATTGAATATTTACTTTCACTTCATAATTTAGAAGATATTGTTAAATTTTATTCATATGCATTTGATAAAAATCTAACTGTTGAAACATTTGATAAGTTAAACTTATTAGACAGAAATTTACGTTATGATATACCAAGACTAAGAGACACAAAAAATCTAAAAAAACACTTATATGAAGTAAATTTTCACAAAAAACCTTATATATTTACTATCTATCCTGCAGCAATTAAAAAAGCAGCTTTGTATTTAAACCAAAATAGAGATTTACTTAACTATGATTTAGATAATTTAATTAGTGGATTTAGCAATATTTCATATGATGATTTTGTTAGAATTAATTCATTTTTTAAAGAACAACTTTCTTATAAAACTATCAATATAAATGATGATTTGAAATTATCAAGAATGTTTCTTAAAAAAACTGTTGAAAAAATGCATAACTTTACCGAAGAACAAAAAAGACAATATACTGCATTTGCAATGGCTATAAGAACCGCACATTTAAGACCATTTAAGTTTTTCCATCGTCATAAGGAAATGATTAAATATTTATTTCCTGTGATTGTTACAACACCTGAAGTTGATCTTTCAATTTGAGATAAAAATGAATTTGATTATGCAATTTTAGATGAATCAAGTCAAATATTCATCGAAAAAGGTATTCCAATTTTATATTTAGCAAAAAGAAAAATATTAGCTGGTGATAATAAACAAATGCAACCAACAAGATGATTTTCTGCATCTTATAACAATGAAGAAACCGAAGATTTTGGAAGCATAGAATCTTTATTAGATTATGCATCTGCACGTGGTGTTTATTCAATATTATTAGACAAAAACTATCGTTCAAAATATGCTTCTTTAATGACGTTTAGTTCAAAACATTTTTACGATTCAAAACTTGATGTAATTGATGATTATAGTATTGTTAATAAAAATGAAAAAAGTATTGAGGTTTTTCAAACTAATGGTGTTTGAGATAATGGAATTAACAAAGAAGAAGTTGATAAACTAATCCAACTTATTAAACAAAATTTACATTACAAAAAAATTATTGCATTGGTGTTTAATGTTAAACAACAAGAATTTTTATATAACAAAATTTTTACAAATGAACCTATTTTAGAAGAAGCGTTGCATAGTGATCAACTAACTATCAAAAATATTGAAAACATTCAAGGTGATGAAGCAGATTTAGTTATTATGTCAGTTGTTTATGATCATACTACTTCTTTGTATGGTGCTTATGTAACAAGAAAAGGTGGAAAGAATGCCTTAAACGTTGCCATTTCAAGAGCTAAAGAAAAAATCATTGTTATTAAATCTATTAATGCTGATGATGTAAAAATAGATGAAAAATCTTCTTCAGATATGATTTTATTTAAAGATTGATTAAGGTTTTTAGATTTATCAGAGCAAGAACAAAAGAGTTACTTGATTAAATCAAATTCTAAAGAAAACAATGATGACAAGATTAAAAATGAAGAAGACTTAAAACAAAAAATCATTGATTATATTGAAAAACTAAACATTGGAGATAATTTTTCAATTACTTTTGATTATTCAATAGGTACTAAAAATATTGATATTGCAATATTTAATAAGTTGAATAATAAATTGGAAATAGGACTTGTCTTTGACACACTAGATTATCAAAAACAATATGATAAATATTTATTATTTAAAGATGGACTAAGGTTTTTAATCACAAAACAATATCCTATTTTTGCAATTTCTGATTTAAATTGAAAGATTGTTTGTGACAAGATTGCAACAATGTTAATGAATATAAGTGATAACAATTAG
- the pth gene encoding aminoacyl-tRNA hydrolase — MKLIVGLGNPGAEYAQTKHNVGFMVVDAIAKKLDVEFDEKKFNGIYHIGDEYILAKPQTYMNNSGSFVVEIMNYYKINQNDILIIQDDLDLAIGRATIKQKGSSGGHNGLKDIIQKLGTEKINRLKIGIGRSDNVVNYVLSKFTPNDLEVINKIIDSAADIALTYIYNDIHYVINKFNGKW; from the coding sequence ATGAAATTAATTGTTGGATTGGGGAACCCTGGAGCAGAATATGCTCAAACAAAACACAATGTTGGTTTTATGGTTGTTGATGCAATTGCAAAAAAACTTGATGTTGAATTTGATGAAAAGAAATTCAATGGAATTTACCACATTGGCGATGAATATATTTTGGCAAAACCACAAACATATATGAATAATAGTGGTAGTTTTGTAGTTGAAATAATGAATTATTACAAAATTAATCAAAATGACATTTTAATTATTCAAGATGATTTAGACTTAGCAATTGGCAGAGCAACCATTAAGCAAAAAGGTTCATCTGGTGGCCATAATGGATTAAAAGATATTATTCAAAAACTTGGCACTGAAAAAATTAATAGATTGAAAATTGGAATTGGTAGATCAGATAATGTTGTTAATTATGTTTTGAGTAAATTTACGCCAAATGATTTAGAAGTTATCAATAAGATAATTGATTCAGCAGCAGATATTGCATTAACATATATTTACAATGACATTCATTATGTAATCAACAAATTTAATGGAAAATGATAA